TCGGCTGATATTTCGGGCTGGCCTGCAACGCCATGTCGACATTCAACACGCCGGTGCCCGCAGCGCACGCGCTCAATACCGTACCGGCCGCCAATACGGCCGTCATCATACTTGTTTTAAACATAGGGTTTCCTCCTTAGTTACTGCATAGTCACTACCTAGAAACTATGTACATTTTACACGAATTCGCTCTGCTTGCCAAGTCGGCCGCGCGGCTACACGCCTCCGAGCAACTCCCGTTCCGCCTGCTCTGCTTGCGTTGCCAGCGTTTTTTGGCGCGTTATTAGAAGTTTTGTATACTCATTTTCGGGCATGTTTTTAATGTTGATGCGCACATTGTAGAGCGCTCCGCGTATCGCGGCGGCGGCAAACAAAACGGCCAGTTCCCCGTCCGAGCGCGCGCTCGCCACGCCTTTCGCCAAAACTTGCGCCGCCAGCGGAAAAATCCGCGCGCACGCCTCGGCCAAGGCCAACGGTACTTCCGCCGCCGCGCGCGTCGCCGCTTCATTTCGCGCCGCGCGGGAAGGATCGTCTTTGGGTAAACGCCACGCGACCACGAGCGCTCCGAACGCGTCCGCGTCTTTTTGAATATAGCTCAAAACCTCGGCGCGTAAACGTTCCGCCTCGTCCCGCACCGCTTGCATATCCTCATGCGCGTCGGCATAGCGTTCATTTTTCAGCGTCAGTTCCGCGACCATTTGCGCCAACGCGACGGCCTGCGCTCCAACGAGCGCGCTGGCGCCGCCTCCACCCGGTGTCGGCGCGGCGCTCGCTAACGCGGCGGTGAATTCCGCCAGTGTCATTTGCGTGGGTTGATTCATAACGACTCCTTTACGTTTTGTTTTCAGTATGCCATGCCCCCTGCCCGTTGGCAAGCATACGCATGTGTCTGATATAATTATTATACAGTTTGTTACGGTAGATTCGGAAAGGAGCGACACAATGAACAAATACATGGTTCTATTGAGCAAAGGTTACGAAGAAACGGAAGCGTTACTGGTGGTAACGTATTTGCGCCGCGCCGGCATCGAGGTCGATACGATTTCGACAATGGACACGTTGGAAACCCTCGGCGATCACGATATCATGATCAGGGCGGATAAAAAATGGGATGAAATCCATCTGGACGATTACGCCGGCATCATTACGCCGGGCGGCATGACCGGCTCGGAAACGCTGGCCGCCGATCCACGCGTCACCAAGGCGATCAAAGCGTTTCATGACGCGGGCAAACTGGT
The nucleotide sequence above comes from Negativicoccus succinicivorans. Encoded proteins:
- a CDS encoding cyclodeaminase/cyclohydrolase family protein; translation: MNQPTQMTLAEFTAALASAAPTPGGGGASALVGAQAVALAQMVAELTLKNERYADAHEDMQAVRDEAERLRAEVLSYIQKDADAFGALVVAWRLPKDDPSRAARNEAATRAAAEVPLALAEACARIFPLAAQVLAKGVASARSDGELAVLFAAAAIRGALYNVRINIKNMPENEYTKLLITRQKTLATQAEQAERELLGGV